The window TCATTTCGTGTGAAATTATATCTCGCAAATTTACAACTAAAGGCATTATAAAACTTGATCCCATTTAATTGACAGATCGGAAGATTTAGTCGAATAAGATCTAATTATCATAACGTGTCTGATTACCGACTAGAAATCGAGCCTAAGTAACATTAAACGAAATCGATCAAAATCCTCAATTGAAATCAATTTTCAATTcaggatatttaaataaagcacGGAAAGGAAAGTTGTTCGAGTGTgatcaagaaattaaaaaaaaaaacctagtaCTTTCGCATTAATTATATGTGAGCAAGATTTAATTATCTGTGCATATATTTCAAACTTGTTCTTTGCATCTTCGATTTAATCCGATATAGCgatttataatctgtgattgATGATAAggtgtactaaaatatttattgcaaatattcAATTCACGTTATCGACTAATTACTGAGATCCTTGCCGGTTCTACTCAGTAGTGTCAATAGAACCGTTaagatatttacatttaattaatttattagaacTATAATTACTCAAAATGCCggtagttttattaattaaaattatggtcgtctaaatttaatttaatttcaagaaataaaatttctataacGTGTATTTGAAAGACTAAAATGGAATGCAGTTAGGGCCTTACTAATGAAATTGGAACAGCGAGTGAATAGTTACTACATTATTGCTCTCTTTCTGTCGTCAATAATTAGACATTCGAAAGAAAGAGACAAGGCATTGTGTAACCATACAACCGCTATACAATGTTGATAGTAAGGAGATGTTTTACGGACTATATTGgctttaaataacatttataatcatctctaaaatgattttattgttcagtttaaaatataatttctataatgTTTTGAAACGgcttaaagttattatttacagattaatttaaaatatctcagTACTAATTTCATTCCGATGATAATcgcgaaaaaataaaaataataattagatgaACTTTGCATAATTtgcatatttcttatttatatatattattttacataagtgTGTAATAAAACGTGCTGGATTTGTTTAAACAAATTTGTACTTTTAGGTAAATCACATTGAGTAATAAGCAAAACTTAAAACACAATAATTCTCGTGCTACATACATGATTATGTTATGAAATagccaataataataaatcaaataacatgAAACTAATACTTCAACGTACACTACATGTACTCTCGAATCTATACGAATAAATATAGCTTACTTTACACAAGGCATGCACGGTAATTATTGACTGTCTAATACTAATAATTCAAACGACACtcgcttaaataaaaaaaaaaaaaaaataagagtaagtatgtttcaatattttaaatagggGAATTAATTAATTCGGTGACTTTTATACACAAGTTCATAAATGCGTAAATTGATCGGAAGCGAGGCTGTCGTCGGATGTGGTTCGTGACGTGGGCGGCGATGCCTCCAAATTACCTGAAACTGTGTCGCTCTGTGACACTCGGAGTTCCTGCAACTCAAGAGCAGCCTTTTCACGCCTAAAACAATAGTTTAGTTAGTTTAGtttgtacaccacacagtgaaataaaaaaatacaaatgacaaagatatggcctagatataacaggcgtacaattttggcgaccttatcgctacatagcgatctcttccaggcaaccaacggtgtaggataggtcatagaatataaggtgggtggtgctcacaatacacacatacacacattacAATGTAATCAAATAACGGTGTGAAACAACGTTATAAAATTAACCACcgatttaaatattgttgttacTTATATCGTGTTCTAACCGCACGAATATTGCCCGCAAAATTAATACGATAAAACGACTTTATCATAAACATCATTAAAagtcaaatgttgaaaaagggcGACGTGAAAAAGTTGCTTTAAAACGAAAGCATTGCTGCCTCTTGACCCACATCTCCATAAGTTATGCAAGTTCTGATTAAACCATCTCTcaaacattttgttattatttttcattttcctaCCTTAAAATGACTGTAGCTCGAGCGTGTTTTTCGGTTTCAGAGAAATTTTCCGCTCTTTGGCCAATTTTCGACTTTTTGTCTGGCTCCACGAACATGCCAAGTTGGCGCTGTGGCAATTCAGAGGGCGGAGGCGGTCCAGGGTAGTCGAGCTTAGCTCGTTTTAGTTCTTCCATGGATCGTTCTAAATGATAAATAACAATGTCATCCTCAAAGCCAAAGTCTTTATGAAGTTTCACCTGAAAAtcaaatttttctttaattaactaataaattccttacaatatatatcatatgtaaaatatatacctgaataaaattaacaataagatCCATATCATTTAACTTCATAATAGCTTTTTTATGGAGTTTAAGAATAGTATAGGCCATAGCAGTAATCACTCGCTCTCCATCAAGCAGATATATATCCCACACCCTCAAACATAAACTGAAGGGCACTCGTTCCACAAAGCAGACAAAGAACCATTTGAGAGAGTAAAGTATGGCATCAAGGCCAAATTTATCAAAGTGATGTTTTAGCTTTGGCATAAATTTGATCAAAATTTTATCATGATGTTCTAGAAACCTTGTTAGTTTTGGAAATCCTTCAACATACAATCCATGCATGGCATATTTCTTATCAGACAAAAGTATGGCAAGTGCCCAAAAAGCATCTTCTTCGTCCATATACATGAGCAAAACACCAGCTAGGCCGGACATGCCCTGACAATAACCCACTTCAGAGTTATACATACTGTAAGCACACAAGACATTAAACAACGAGCATTGCTTTTCCGAATATCTTTCTCTATAGAACTGGTGTTCTCTGAACTGTCTATTAACATCTGAATCAATCTGCCTCACATCTGTAGACCACTGCTTTGCAAGTTTTAGCATTTCCTGAAACTTCCCTGGGTTATCTGATTTTATGGTATTTACATTTAGGAGTTTGCACCATATCTTTATTCTTAATGAGTTTGGAATGCCTTTATATATCCTCCTGTGCAACTTTTCCTTTGTTGTAGCCGATTCCCAGGATCCAAGCATCTTGACCCATTTCTTCTCTCTTTCAACTTCCACATTAACTTTTTGTGGTGCAGTCTTTTGTGTGAGTCTCTCATCATGAATGAATCCATATCtacaaaattatttgtgttaCATTTATTACAGATGCTAGTGTGACAATGCATATaacaaatatgttaattaaacatgaaatcattttaaattaacaacaatGAATCAAACAATacggaaaaataaatttagaacaaatatatcaaaaacattCACATGGCAATGGTAAATTTAATCCACATAATAAAGAGAGcattaaaacataaacaaagtttgttattaaataactcTTTTTCACTCAGCTGCCCTAAAAAGAGTTTAATGTTTTTAggtttcatgtatttttttatttatggcacTTTATACtaccataaattttaaatacttgatcAAATTTGTTACATTCTTTACATCATCCAtgtaaccataaaaaaaaaaaatcattcattcattcaagtctgttgtgttttttaatcaaagttaaaaaagaaatattttatagcatataaaataatataaaacaaattcaaaaagcAGTACTTGCAAAGCCAAATGTATAGACATATATTGAGAGTCATAGTGATTGGTTAACCAGTATAGAAGATCATATAGAAAAATACAATGTACAAATTCTTCTGTTTCAGCTAGGTTACTAGTACCAGTTACAGTTGGGGGCAGAGGTACAGGCAAGAGAGATAACTCTAAGAGCAGATAGCTCTGCAGTAACTGTATAGAAAAGGTTTAGACGGCATATAACTCCAATGTACATTgtcaatgtttatattaaaataacaataattaagctATTCCTATAAGCTTAACTAAAACCTTTTCTCAACAATTATAGGAAACTATAAAGTTCtataattctaatatatataacaaaaattaaaccatgcattattgaaatgttaaaaattttatataaagatttagccatattttatttatttgtactaaTGATtggtaaaaataatcaaaattattgaagCCAAAAAAACACTTAAGGACTAACTCCTtgattttcgttttaatttaaaagcaatatcTTAACTAAAtgattagatttttattgattgattttcataaatcatagggattttttttttgacataaagGAGCGGAGCAAAAAGTGTTTGCTTAAATTTGTATTGTAACACCTCTTTTATAAATTGCATACAGTCATGAGTTAAAATTGGGGGCCAAGGtacattgatttaataaaatatgaaattatgacAGTATATAATTGTGacagtatataatttgtttattctaGGCTTTTTCTAATTGTTAAGTGCTATATTCAGATCATTTCCTGACACTGGCATTTAGACACTAAGAAAAAAAGGAGTCAAATGAGCAATGCAAGTTAGCCTTAAAGTTGATAACTATAAtttcttcataaaaaaaagtaaaatattaaacaatacaaaataatattttgctttaaCTTAACTAAGACTTATAGACATTGCCATTTTGCAAATCTATAAGAAAGAAATCGCAAACGCGTAACAATAATTCATACATAATTAAAGAATGCAATCaagttttaaacaaataagtaaTTTCGCATTGGCTATCATTTTTAAACACATATGCAAACTTTGGCTACAACACtagtttttaaagaatattttaggAAAAACTTAAAATACCTATCTGTTTTATGGTAATCCTCAAATTCAGGATCTTCCCAGGGATCTATCTGACCAGCGAGGTTCTCTCGCCCTCTCTCGTATCTTTGGAAGATACGCTCCCGCTCTTCGGAAGCCCGTGCCAACAGAGCCTCCTCATTCATAACACTGCCTGATTGTGCCACATACCGATCGAACACCTACACGACCTACAATCGTTTAACCGACCTACTAAAATACTGCTAATccttctatattattaaaatatcgaaaACTTTGATGTGACTACATTGCAATGTAATaggttaatttgttttttacatattctttattaaGTCTTTAAACCtttgagtaattaaaaaattctcCGACGCTATTTTGAACAATCTGACCACAGATCTAAGCAAATGCAATAATTTTACATGCCAAGGATAATCAACTATTGCAGTCAGGTTGTAAGTTCTTTTAAGTAAAGAGTTCATTAAATACTTTCAAGtggaatgtttttattaaaattaaatatagttaacGAGAACATTTCGAACACAATTCACACACATTCAGTTCAATAATACACTAAAAGGAAATAGTTGAGAATTCAGATCATCTGAGAAAAGAAAAACGCCCCCTTTTTGAGATGACTATGAATGGCGTGGAATCAAGTATTTTATGTTACACTGTTACAATAATGTCTATTAACTTTATCAAAGTTTACgtgcttattatatttaaataacttacaaatgtgtttattatatttaaataaaataatattaatacatgtgattatttttatttattttaatgtatataaatacttattttgtaaaaaatatagtgaATATGTATAATCGTATTAAAAATAGAGTATTGCAgaataattgtactttattacatacaaatctTTGGAACTTAAATGTagattgcat is drawn from Vanessa cardui chromosome Z, ilVanCard2.1, whole genome shotgun sequence and contains these coding sequences:
- the LOC124542969 gene encoding USP6 N-terminal-like protein isoform X1; this translates as MNEEALLARASEERERIFQRYERGRENLAGQIDPWEDPEFEDYHKTDRYGFIHDERLTQKTAPQKVNVEVEREKKWVKMLGSWESATTKEKLHRRIYKGIPNSLRIKIWCKLLNVNTIKSDNPGKFQEMLKLAKQWSTDVRQIDSDVNRQFREHQFYRERYSEKQCSLFNVLCAYSMYNSEVGYCQGMSGLAGVLLMYMDEEDAFWALAILLSDKKYAMHGLYVEGFPKLTRFLEHHDKILIKFMPKLKHHFDKFGLDAILYSLKWFFVCFVERVPFSLCLRVWDIYLLDGERVITAMAYTILKLHKKAIMKLNDMDLIVNFIQVKLHKDFGFEDDIVIYHLERSMEELKRAKLDYPGPPPPSELPQRQLGMFVEPDKKSKIGQRAENFSETEKHARATVILRREKAALELQELRVSQSDTVSVLCSDHSGVASGVRCEDSTSALGSRRSLADTSVTSTADLSVFSSGRSHAPDNSLDTHSNISDDGTGSDGSGICGLSIQRAPSTSHSTPRATPHPPSASPQSEDVVRIHVTYNPLASPSHLQPVSPSKYKAYDEHHKPMSLGFYTNGAANLPSDNRIRIQVSSEELLTPVVDSGRIITQRYIESHAGIYDIN
- the LOC124542969 gene encoding USP6 N-terminal-like protein isoform X2, whose translation is MNEEALLARASEERERIFQRYERGRENLAGQIDPWEDPEFEDYHKTDRYGFIHDERLTQKTAPQKVNVEVEREKKWVKMLGSWESATTKEKLHRRIYKGIPNSLRIKIWCKLLNVNTIKSDNPGKFQEMLKLAKQWSTDVRQIDSDVNRQFREHQFYRERYSEKQCSLFNVLCAYSMYNSEVGYCQGMSGLAGVLLMYMDEEDAFWALAILLSDKKYAMHGLYVEGFPKLTRFLEHHDKILIKFMPKLKHHFDKFGLDAILYSLKWFFVCFVERVPFSLCLRVWDIYLLDGERVITAMAYTILKLHKKAIMKLNDMDLIVNFIQVKLHKDFGFEDDIVIYHLERSMEELKRAKLDYPGPPPPSELPQRQLGMFVEPDKKSKIGQRAENFSETEKHARATVILRREKAALELQELRVSQSDTVSVLCSDHSGVASGVRCEDSTSALGSRRSLADTSVTSTADLSVFSSGRSHAPDNSLDTHSNISDDGTGSGICGLSIQRAPSTSHSTPRATPHPPSASPQSEDVVRIHVTYNPLASPSHLQPVSPSKYKAYDEHHKPMSLGFYTNGAANLPSDNRIRIQVSSEELLTPVVDSGRIITQRYIESHAGIYDIN
- the LOC124542969 gene encoding USP6 N-terminal-like protein isoform X3, whose protein sequence is MNEEALLARASEERERIFQRYERGRENLAGQIDPWEDPEFEDYHKTDRYGFIHDERLTQKTAPQKVNVEVEREKKWVKMLGSWESATTKEKLHRRIYKGIPNSLRIKIWCKLLNVNTIKSDNPGKFQEMLKLAKQWSTDVRQIDSDVNRQFREHQFYRERYSEKQCSLFNVLCAYSMYNSEVGYCQGMSGLAGVLLMYMDEEDAFWALAILLSDKKYAMHGLYVEGFPKLTRFLEHHDKILIKFMPKLKHHFDKFGLDAILYSLKWFFVCFVERVPFSLCLRVWDIYLLDGERVITAMAYTILKLHKKAIMKLNDMDLIVNFIQVKLHKDFGFEDDIVIYHLERSMEELKRAKLDYPGPPPPSELPQRQLGMFVEPDKKSKIGQRAENFSETEKHARATVILRREKAALELQELRVSQSDTVSDHSGVASGVRCEDSTSALGSRRSLADTSVTSTADLSVFSSGRSHAPDNSLDTHSNISDDGTGSDGSGICGLSIQRAPSTSHSTPRATPHPPSASPQSEDVVRIHVTYNPLASPSHLQPVSPSKYKAYDEHHKPMSLGFYTNGAANLPSDNRIRIQVSSEELLTPVVDSGRIITQRYIESHAGIYDIN